The Cohnella abietis genome has a segment encoding these proteins:
- a CDS encoding ATP phosphoribosyltransferase regulatory subunit — translation MTKPKVFEKPTGVKDYLPHAVTKLRRIERSVLECMRLWGYEQIMTPTIEYYDTVGVASATSDQKLFKLLNQRGTTIVLRSDMTAPIARVVGSLLKDEPFPIRLSYHGNVFRAFEEEGGREAEFYQTGVELVGDASPEADAEVIALAIASLKAAGVPSFKIAMGHVGFLKGLFQETLPGRESEQETLKACLLQRDHVGYRDVIRKLSIDEAWQRELEDILRLRGGQEVCAQALELSANEDARAAIRHLCEVWDVLEAYGIQEHVLIDLTMIGDFSYYTGMTFEGYASHLGFPVCSGGRYDNLLAQFGRPAHATGFGLKTTRILEVVEDAEDEQARTLVVYDGVQRQAAMVIANLRRELGEVVVTALVSDAEKEDLLRRELAANLADEKFTYQGKEYDTLVTINVGEGETV, via the coding sequence ATGACTAAACCAAAAGTATTCGAGAAACCGACAGGTGTCAAGGATTATCTACCCCACGCGGTTACTAAGCTGCGTCGTATTGAGCGTAGTGTGCTGGAGTGCATGCGCTTATGGGGATATGAGCAGATTATGACGCCAACAATCGAATATTACGATACGGTTGGGGTGGCTAGCGCCACATCTGACCAAAAGCTATTTAAGCTGCTGAACCAGCGCGGGACGACAATTGTGCTTCGTTCAGATATGACTGCTCCAATTGCACGGGTGGTTGGCTCGCTACTTAAAGATGAGCCATTTCCAATTCGGCTTAGCTATCATGGCAATGTGTTTCGGGCTTTCGAGGAAGAGGGAGGCCGTGAGGCTGAATTCTATCAAACCGGCGTTGAGCTTGTTGGGGATGCCTCTCCTGAAGCGGATGCAGAGGTAATTGCACTTGCCATTGCGTCATTGAAAGCGGCGGGAGTGCCTTCCTTCAAAATCGCGATGGGGCATGTTGGGTTTCTTAAAGGCTTGTTCCAAGAAACATTACCAGGTCGTGAGAGCGAGCAGGAAACGCTGAAGGCTTGCTTGCTGCAGCGTGATCATGTAGGCTATCGGGATGTTATTCGCAAGCTTTCCATTGATGAAGCATGGCAGCGCGAATTGGAGGACATTTTGCGACTTCGCGGAGGACAGGAAGTATGTGCTCAAGCACTGGAGCTAAGTGCTAATGAAGACGCTCGTGCAGCGATTCGTCATCTATGCGAGGTGTGGGATGTTCTTGAGGCTTATGGTATACAGGAGCATGTTCTAATTGATTTAACGATGATTGGGGATTTTTCCTATTATACAGGAATGACTTTTGAAGGCTACGCTTCTCATCTGGGCTTTCCAGTATGCAGTGGCGGCAGATATGACAACTTGCTTGCTCAGTTCGGCCGCCCAGCTCATGCAACAGGTTTCGGACTAAAGACAACTAGAATTCTTGAAGTGGTCGAGGATGCGGAGGATGAGCAGGCTAGAACACTTGTTGTCTATGATGGTGTGCAGAGGCAGGCAGCAATGGTTATTGCTAACCTTCGGCGTGAGCTTGGTGAAGTAGTCGTAACAGCGTTAGTATCGGATGCGGAGAAGGAAGATCTACTACGTAGGGAACTGGCGGCAAATCTCGCAGATGAGAAATTTACTTACCAGGGCAAAGAATACGACACCTTAGTTACCATTAACGTGGGAGAGGGGGAAACGGTATGA
- a CDS encoding acyltransferase, whose translation MRNVERYPVEGPNALWQMYRTISRFKAVRNFVFIQITRYCPSLPVKNWIYRRVLGMRVGRHTAFALMVMVDVFFPERISIGDNSIVGYNSTLLTHEYLIKEYRLGHIKIGSNVMIGANVTILPGVTIGDGAVVAAGSVVHKDVAPGAFVGGNPIRVIERSSN comes from the coding sequence TTGAGAAACGTTGAGCGGTATCCGGTGGAAGGACCGAATGCGCTTTGGCAAATGTATCGGACGATATCGCGGTTTAAAGCGGTCCGCAATTTTGTATTCATACAAATAACGCGATATTGTCCGAGCTTGCCCGTGAAGAATTGGATTTACAGACGTGTACTTGGCATGAGGGTCGGGCGTCATACGGCGTTTGCCCTTATGGTAATGGTAGACGTCTTTTTTCCAGAGCGCATATCAATTGGTGATAATTCAATAGTTGGTTATAATTCAACCTTGCTCACTCACGAGTATTTAATTAAGGAATACCGCTTGGGTCATATCAAGATTGGCTCTAATGTTATGATTGGCGCTAATGTAACGATACTGCCTGGGGTAACCATTGGAGATGGAGCCGTTGTTGCTGCGGGTTCAGTTGTCCATAAGGATGTTGCTCCGGGAGCCTTTGTTGGTGGGAACCCAATAAGAGTAATTGAACGAAGTAGCAACTAA
- the hisG gene encoding ATP phosphoribosyltransferase, which translates to MTDNGVLKVAMPKGRIYKQASKLFRQAGLLIPEEFDESRRLIIPVPEANMEFIMAKPVDVPTYVEYGVADIGIVGKDVLMEENKDVYELLDLGIARCRMSVIGLPDWKPVINPRVATKYASVASQYFREQGQQVEVIKLNGSIELAPLIGLADRIVDMVETGQTLKENGLVEMETLFQVTSRLIANRVSYRLKNTAIQELCDRLGVAIAARV; encoded by the coding sequence ATGACGGACAACGGCGTATTAAAGGTTGCCATGCCCAAAGGTCGTATATATAAGCAGGCAAGCAAGCTATTCAGGCAGGCAGGACTTTTGATTCCTGAGGAGTTCGACGAATCTAGACGGTTGATCATTCCTGTTCCGGAAGCGAATATGGAATTTATTATGGCTAAGCCTGTCGATGTTCCTACTTATGTAGAGTACGGCGTTGCGGATATTGGGATTGTAGGCAAGGATGTCCTCATGGAAGAAAACAAGGACGTTTATGAGCTGCTGGACTTGGGAATCGCGAGATGCCGGATGTCGGTTATCGGACTCCCCGATTGGAAGCCTGTTATTAATCCTCGTGTTGCAACGAAATACGCGAGTGTTGCTTCTCAATATTTCCGCGAGCAGGGCCAGCAGGTCGAAGTGATTAAGCTTAACGGCTCGATTGAGCTTGCGCCACTCATTGGGCTTGCAGATCGCATCGTCGATATGGTGGAAACTGGTCAAACCTTGAAGGAAAACGGGCTCGTTGAGATGGAGACGTTATTCCAGGTAACAAGCCGATTAATTGCGAACCGCGTAAGCTACAGGTTAAAAAATACGGCGATTCAAGAGCTGTGTGATCGGCTTGGAGTAGCGATAGCTGCTCGAGTGTAA
- a CDS encoding FAD-dependent oxidoreductase: MRRKNYAWVNLIVILCLLMVIPQTQAYAFQSNMNREYVLTSVQTVKSSYDVIVVGTDPEGVIAAVSAARNKLKVLLIDDRPRNILGGLMTLGWLNSLDLNKSPRVSRDFPAHFLNQGLFQEWYNLIGGTSFDVNRAANALNKMVVNEKNIETMLNVKNMEPIMNGNKIEGIRFVSKSGQNQIVHARAIIDATQDADLAAAAGVDYTISREDLGEPDARVAVTLVFRMSGVTDKIWNDLKKRKGANGDDKSIWGYADAREYVSSNPTRVKIRSLNIGRQEDGSLLINTMQIYNIDPLKPASMKEAFDIGNKEAPLIVDFLKKKYKEFSKLEYAGTAPELYVRESRHIKGEYRLTMADLMENRDHWDAIAYGAYEVDVQSMTHQYAGSIVMKPQQYGVPFRSLVPLKVDGLLVVGRSASFDTLPHGSARVIPLGMATAEAAGLAAKLAKDNNMTFRELSKSKEKIAELRKKLTKQGMDLRMVKVDKPLYTKHKDYPGLLTAASIFITVGGYSNTGWKLDEQMNPLRFYYSIQPFYKMFPKQFPKKSVLKIPDLNPHDPITLERAAYIIALSTGIETKPETALQDLLKHSWVSKDTVKGIKDPAKLTNGDSFMIIRDVLKNFAGIEFK, from the coding sequence ATGCGTCGCAAAAATTATGCCTGGGTTAATTTAATCGTCATTTTATGCTTATTAATGGTCATTCCACAGACACAAGCCTATGCCTTTCAGTCCAATATGAATAGGGAATATGTGCTGACTTCCGTTCAAACAGTAAAATCGAGCTATGATGTTATCGTAGTGGGTACTGATCCAGAAGGTGTTATAGCAGCTGTTTCAGCCGCACGCAATAAGCTTAAAGTATTACTCATTGATGATAGACCACGTAATATTCTTGGTGGATTAATGACTTTAGGCTGGCTAAATTCATTAGACTTAAATAAATCTCCACGAGTTTCTCGAGACTTCCCGGCACATTTCTTGAATCAGGGTTTATTCCAAGAATGGTACAACTTAATTGGTGGGACATCTTTCGATGTGAACCGCGCTGCTAATGCTTTAAACAAAATGGTCGTAAATGAGAAGAACATTGAAACGATGCTGAATGTAAAAAATATGGAACCCATTATGAATGGCAATAAGATCGAGGGAATACGTTTTGTCAGTAAAAGTGGCCAAAATCAGATTGTCCATGCAAGAGCCATCATTGACGCTACACAAGATGCAGATCTTGCAGCAGCTGCTGGAGTAGATTATACAATAAGCCGTGAGGACCTAGGTGAACCAGATGCACGGGTCGCTGTAACCTTGGTATTCCGAATGAGCGGTGTGACCGACAAGATATGGAATGATCTGAAAAAGCGTAAAGGAGCCAATGGCGACGATAAAAGCATATGGGGTTATGCTGATGCTAGGGAGTATGTGTCATCCAATCCCACAAGAGTTAAAATCCGTAGCTTAAATATTGGGCGCCAAGAGGATGGAAGCTTACTTATCAATACGATGCAAATATACAACATCGATCCCCTTAAGCCTGCATCGATGAAAGAGGCTTTTGATATTGGAAATAAAGAAGCTCCTTTAATTGTTGACTTCCTAAAGAAGAAGTACAAGGAGTTCAGCAAGCTTGAATACGCAGGTACAGCACCTGAGCTGTATGTGAGGGAATCAAGACATATTAAAGGTGAGTACCGTTTAACGATGGCTGATCTTATGGAAAATCGGGATCACTGGGATGCGATTGCCTACGGAGCCTATGAAGTTGATGTACAAAGCATGACACACCAATATGCAGGCTCAATTGTTATGAAGCCTCAACAATATGGTGTTCCCTTCCGCAGTCTCGTGCCGTTAAAGGTAGATGGTCTGCTTGTCGTAGGAAGATCTGCGAGCTTCGATACGCTGCCGCACGGAAGCGCTAGAGTTATTCCGTTAGGAATGGCAACGGCCGAAGCAGCGGGCTTAGCAGCAAAGCTTGCTAAGGATAACAATATGACATTCCGGGAGCTTTCGAAATCCAAAGAAAAAATTGCTGAGCTCCGCAAGAAGCTTACTAAACAAGGTATGGATTTGCGAATGGTTAAGGTAGATAAACCATTATATACGAAGCATAAGGATTACCCAGGCTTATTAACAGCTGCTAGCATTTTTATAACAGTTGGAGGTTACTCCAATACAGGCTGGAAGCTGGATGAGCAAATGAACCCCTTAAGGTTCTATTACAGCATTCAACCGTTCTACAAAATGTTCCCTAAACAATTTCCTAAGAAGTCTGTATTGAAGATTCCTGATCTAAATCCACATGATCCCATTACTTTGGAGCGAGCGGCTTATATTATTGCCCTGTCGACAGGGATAGAGACGAAACCAGAAACAGCTCTTCAGGATCTTCTTAAGCATTCATGGGTTAGCAAGGATACGGTTAAGGGAATAAAAGACCCGGCTAAATTAACCAATGGTGATTCCTTCATGATCATCAGAGACGTATTAAAGAATTTTGCGGGCATTGAATTTAAGTAA
- the hisD gene encoding histidinol dehydrogenase has protein sequence MYIGKAADFRLERESEYGSPEQNAAVKEIVEAIRQEGDDALLRYTAAFDKVTLTPEQLRVTEEEIQGAYALVEPDFLDALRQAAANITAFHEKQKRGTWIDVAEDGTMLGMVLRPLKRVGLYVPGGKAAYPSSVLMNVLPAKVAGVPEIVLVTPPSTGGSEGIDPYILVAAAEAGVTEMYRVGGAQAVAALAYGTASIPAVDKICGPGNIYVALAKRAVFGAVDIDSIAGPSEIVVLADDSADPRFVAADMLSQAEHDEMASAVLVTPSQELAAAVAAELERQVATLPRVDIARRSLEQYGAILIVDSLNEGLDVVNKLAPEHLEVMTEDPLDLLGRIETAGAIFLGSYSAETVGDYFAGPNHILPTNGTARFSSPLNVDDFLKKSSLIRYSKKALSRDAASIATLARHEGLEAHARAVEIRFEGRGTE, from the coding sequence ATGTATATAGGAAAAGCGGCTGATTTTCGGCTGGAGCGGGAAAGCGAGTATGGTTCTCCAGAGCAGAATGCGGCGGTAAAGGAAATCGTTGAAGCGATTCGCCAAGAGGGCGATGATGCTTTGCTACGTTATACGGCTGCATTCGATAAAGTAACGCTGACACCGGAACAATTGCGCGTTACGGAAGAGGAAATCCAAGGCGCTTATGCATTAGTTGAGCCGGATTTCCTGGATGCGCTCCGTCAAGCTGCGGCGAATATTACGGCTTTCCACGAGAAGCAGAAGCGTGGAACTTGGATCGACGTGGCGGAGGATGGCACGATGCTAGGCATGGTGCTTCGACCGCTAAAGCGGGTCGGGTTGTATGTACCAGGTGGCAAAGCGGCGTATCCGTCGTCGGTGCTAATGAACGTGCTTCCGGCCAAGGTGGCCGGCGTGCCGGAAATTGTTCTTGTTACTCCCCCATCAACTGGGGGGAGTGAGGGCATCGACCCGTACATTCTGGTGGCGGCCGCGGAAGCGGGCGTTACTGAGATGTACCGGGTCGGAGGGGCGCAGGCGGTAGCGGCGCTGGCCTATGGGACGGCGAGTATTCCCGCCGTCGATAAGATTTGCGGGCCCGGCAACATCTATGTGGCGCTGGCGAAACGCGCCGTATTCGGCGCGGTCGACATCGACAGCATCGCGGGCCCGAGCGAGATTGTCGTGCTGGCGGATGACAGCGCGGATCCGCGGTTCGTTGCCGCGGATATGCTGTCGCAAGCGGAGCACGACGAGATGGCTTCGGCGGTGCTGGTGACACCGTCGCAGGAGCTTGCTGCTGCGGTCGCAGCAGAGCTTGAGCGGCAGGTGGCAACTCTGCCGCGGGTGGACATTGCTCGGCGCTCGCTGGAGCAATACGGGGCGATCTTGATCGTGGACAGCCTGAACGAAGGACTGGATGTCGTGAATAAGCTTGCACCGGAGCATCTGGAAGTGATGACGGAGGATCCGTTGGATTTGCTTGGCCGGATAGAGACAGCAGGTGCTATCTTCCTCGGATCTTACAGCGCTGAGACAGTAGGAGACTATTTCGCAGGCCCGAATCATATTTTGCCGACGAATGGGACTGCTCGGTTTTCTTCTCCGCTTAATGTAGATGATTTTCTGAAGAAATCCAGCTTGATCCGATATAGTAAGAAGGCATTATCAAGAGATGCAGCTAGCATCGCAACGCTTGCCCGCCATGAGGGGCTAGAAGCTCACGCCCGCGCGGTGGAAATTCGATTCGAAGGTAGGGGAACAGAATGA
- the hisA gene encoding 1-(5-phosphoribosyl)-5-[(5-phosphoribosylamino)methylideneamino]imidazole-4-carboxamide isomerase produces MSKFVIYPAIDIRGGKCVRLIQGDYSQETIYNEDPVAAARDWEEQGGQWIHLVDLDGAKAGHPVNDELIGRIAKAVNVPVQVGGGLRKDEDIERLLGLGVSRVILGTAAIEDRAFVSRVLNKYGKAIAIGLDARDGLVATRGWLETSAVKAEDLAVELAAEGAETFIFTDISRDGMMGGPNVEAILSLAKVSGRTVIASGGVSKPQDLDNLAVHVEEGIGGAIVGKALYTGSISLAEAVRKFA; encoded by the coding sequence ATGTCCAAGTTTGTTATCTATCCTGCTATCGATATTCGCGGAGGCAAATGTGTCCGCTTGATTCAAGGCGATTATAGCCAAGAAACAATATACAACGAAGACCCCGTTGCTGCAGCACGGGATTGGGAAGAGCAAGGCGGACAGTGGATTCACCTCGTGGATCTTGATGGTGCTAAAGCGGGTCATCCCGTTAATGACGAGCTGATCGGGCGAATTGCTAAGGCAGTAAATGTACCGGTTCAAGTTGGCGGCGGCTTGCGTAAGGATGAGGATATTGAACGCTTGCTTGGTTTGGGAGTTTCCCGGGTTATTCTAGGAACAGCAGCCATTGAAGATCGGGCATTCGTTTCACGTGTGCTTAACAAATACGGCAAAGCAATTGCAATCGGGCTAGATGCACGGGACGGTTTAGTAGCGACAAGAGGCTGGTTAGAAACCTCTGCAGTGAAAGCAGAGGATCTAGCAGTTGAGCTGGCTGCAGAAGGTGCAGAGACATTTATTTTCACCGATATTTCCCGTGATGGAATGATGGGTGGACCTAACGTTGAAGCTATTCTGTCCCTAGCTAAGGTTTCCGGTCGCACGGTTATTGCTTCCGGCGGAGTTAGTAAGCCTCAGGACTTGGACAATCTAGCCGTTCATGTGGAAGAAGGCATTGGCGGGGCGATTGTGGGTAAGGCGTTATATACGGGAAGCATCAGCCTTGCTGAAGCGGTACGCAAGTTCGCTTAA
- the ppaX gene encoding pyrophosphatase PpaX: MTERKKITTVLFDLDGTIIDTNELIIQSFLHALKGVVPESFGREHIIPSMGQPLTMQLQQFSGQNDVALLTQAYRDYNHLRHDEMVSLFAGVAHVVPRLHHAGIRLGIVTTKMRATTIRALDLLGLHTYMETIVTLDDVEHAKPHPEPVAKAIQALGSNPAETLMVGDSSVDMESAIAAGAIPVGVAWSLKGEEHLFKSGAAHMLHEMNELLVLCGIEGVNA, translated from the coding sequence ATGACGGAAAGAAAGAAGATAACGACCGTCCTGTTTGATTTGGATGGGACGATTATTGATACGAACGAGCTCATTATCCAGTCCTTTCTTCATGCGCTGAAGGGAGTAGTGCCCGAAAGCTTTGGGAGAGAGCATATCATTCCGAGTATGGGACAGCCGCTTACTATGCAGCTACAGCAATTCTCAGGACAAAATGATGTCGCTTTGCTAACTCAGGCTTATCGGGACTATAATCACCTCCGGCATGACGAGATGGTATCGTTATTTGCCGGAGTGGCCCATGTTGTTCCGCGTTTGCATCATGCAGGGATACGGCTTGGTATCGTTACAACTAAGATGAGGGCAACGACTATTCGAGCATTGGATTTGTTGGGGCTTCATACTTATATGGAAACTATCGTTACTTTAGATGATGTAGAGCATGCGAAGCCGCATCCTGAGCCGGTAGCCAAGGCCATTCAGGCGTTAGGCTCAAATCCCGCAGAAACACTAATGGTCGGAGACAGCTCCGTTGATATGGAATCAGCTATTGCCGCGGGGGCTATACCCGTAGGAGTTGCATGGTCATTAAAAGGGGAAGAGCATTTGTTCAAATCGGGTGCTGCGCATATGCTACACGAAATGAATGAGCTTCTTGTCCTTTGCGGAATTGAGGGTGTGAATGCTTGA
- the hisH gene encoding imidazole glycerol phosphate synthase subunit HisH yields the protein MIAIIDYGMGNLHSVSKAVERLGCEVLVTSDPEQILAADGAILPGVGAFGDAMANLRETGLVDTVNAYAASGKPLLGICLGMQLLFTESEEHGVHQGLDLLPGRVVRFQGDYKVPHMGWNELSFLQTSPLFSGVEPGHVYFVHSYHVLPEQQTDLLAVTDYHQPVTAIVGRGSLFGMQFHPEKSGELGRVLLEKFVKLVEER from the coding sequence GTGATTGCAATAATCGACTACGGTATGGGGAACCTGCATAGCGTCAGCAAAGCCGTAGAGCGACTCGGCTGCGAGGTGCTCGTAACATCCGATCCGGAGCAAATTCTTGCTGCGGACGGTGCGATTTTACCCGGGGTTGGTGCATTCGGCGATGCCATGGCTAATCTCAGGGAAACGGGTCTCGTGGACACAGTGAACGCCTATGCAGCTTCAGGCAAACCGTTGCTTGGCATTTGCTTGGGCATGCAGCTATTGTTCACAGAAAGCGAAGAGCATGGAGTACACCAAGGCTTAGATTTATTGCCAGGTCGCGTTGTTCGTTTTCAAGGCGACTATAAGGTTCCTCATATGGGCTGGAATGAGCTTTCGTTCCTACAGACCAGTCCTTTGTTCTCAGGTGTTGAGCCAGGACACGTTTATTTTGTTCATTCCTATCACGTGCTTCCAGAGCAGCAAACGGATTTACTAGCTGTTACGGATTATCATCAGCCAGTGACGGCTATTGTTGGCAGAGGTTCTTTATTCGGTATGCAATTTCATCCGGAAAAAAGCGGTGAGCTAGGTCGAGTATTGCTTGAGAAGTTTGTGAAGCTCGTAGAAGAGCGCTAA
- a CDS encoding LTA synthase family protein has product MATTTATTSNGHRGSVFILVYVLIMLKMMLFRHFIYDGFQLGGIWADMVAVLALICIVELVTTPRWKGLVFGVISSIISLLLFASTVYFNYYSTVPIYTALQGIGQVGQIGDSIASSIEITNYLYFLDIVVLIIYYAYKRFKGDRVQGRKHIAKRWHVLTALAVCLILSGFYIKSDKKIANELVQAESLGFLNYQITAAIKVNEEPKSVANENEMTIATSVMKLQDDQFKEQASGSPAQPITPKYFGVAKGKNVIVIQMEAFQNFAINLSVNGQVITPVLNSLSERGFYFPHFFQQIGQGNTSDAEFMSNASIYPTGVTAMSKGYGDRTVPSLPRLLKKENYVSNTFHVNDVTFWDRDKMYPALGFDHYYDKPFYENDNFNGFGASDIELYKVGVEKLKELNDKNVPFYAQFITASSHHPFKVPAQLKRITMPESLEGTQLGNYLTALNYTDYAIGQLIEDLKANGMWDDTILVIYGDHFGLQPKDNDVNWVGQQLGIKYNERVSRFNIPLIVNVPGVEGEVRGLVGGQVDIMPTIANLLGISLEKEGFTAFGHDLFNIEHNVIGMRYYLPTGSFFNDEILFVPGKGFDDGTAVNIRTLQPVDDFSKYRKDYDYIMGLLKLSDKYAHMLPHS; this is encoded by the coding sequence ATGGCAACCACGACAGCTACTACATCAAATGGACATCGAGGATCGGTGTTCATATTGGTCTATGTATTGATAATGTTAAAGATGATGCTATTTCGTCATTTTATTTATGATGGCTTTCAGCTTGGTGGCATTTGGGCGGATATGGTCGCTGTTCTAGCTTTAATATGTATCGTTGAGCTTGTAACAACACCGAGATGGAAAGGGCTTGTTTTCGGAGTGATAAGCAGTATTATATCGCTTCTATTATTTGCTTCGACGGTATACTTTAACTACTATAGTACAGTGCCGATCTATACTGCTCTCCAAGGGATAGGCCAGGTTGGTCAAATCGGGGATAGCATTGCATCTTCTATCGAGATTACGAACTACCTTTATTTCCTAGATATTGTCGTGTTAATTATTTATTACGCTTACAAAAGATTTAAAGGGGATAGAGTACAAGGACGGAAGCATATTGCCAAACGCTGGCACGTTCTGACCGCCCTCGCAGTATGTTTGATTTTATCTGGCTTTTATATTAAAAGTGATAAGAAAATAGCGAATGAGCTTGTGCAGGCGGAAAGCCTAGGGTTTCTGAATTATCAAATCACTGCTGCGATTAAGGTGAACGAGGAACCAAAGAGTGTAGCAAATGAAAACGAAATGACGATCGCAACCTCAGTGATGAAGCTGCAGGATGATCAATTTAAGGAACAAGCTTCCGGGTCACCAGCTCAGCCGATCACTCCTAAATATTTTGGTGTCGCTAAAGGGAAAAATGTTATTGTCATCCAGATGGAGGCTTTTCAGAATTTTGCGATTAACTTATCTGTGAATGGACAAGTTATTACGCCGGTATTGAACTCACTTTCTGAGAGGGGGTTCTATTTCCCCCACTTCTTCCAACAGATAGGGCAAGGTAATACTTCAGATGCAGAGTTTATGTCTAATGCATCTATCTATCCTACAGGTGTTACGGCTATGTCCAAAGGCTATGGAGATCGAACCGTGCCTAGCCTGCCAAGACTTCTGAAGAAGGAAAATTACGTTTCAAATACGTTCCATGTTAATGATGTGACCTTCTGGGATCGTGATAAAATGTACCCAGCGCTCGGATTTGATCATTATTATGATAAACCCTTCTACGAAAATGATAATTTCAATGGATTTGGAGCTTCTGACATTGAACTCTATAAAGTAGGGGTCGAAAAGCTTAAAGAACTGAACGACAAGAACGTACCCTTCTACGCACAATTTATAACAGCATCTAGCCATCATCCTTTTAAGGTGCCTGCACAGCTGAAGCGAATTACAATGCCTGAGTCGCTAGAAGGAACCCAGCTAGGCAATTATTTGACTGCCCTTAACTATACAGACTATGCGATAGGTCAACTAATAGAGGACCTTAAGGCTAATGGAATGTGGGATGATACGATTTTGGTCATATACGGTGATCATTTCGGTCTGCAGCCTAAGGATAATGATGTTAATTGGGTTGGTCAGCAATTAGGGATCAAATACAATGAACGCGTTAGTCGTTTTAACATTCCTTTGATTGTTAATGTACCAGGAGTAGAGGGAGAAGTAAGAGGACTGGTTGGTGGACAGGTTGATATTATGCCGACAATAGCCAATCTGTTGGGTATTTCTCTGGAGAAAGAGGGCTTCACTGCGTTTGGACATGACTTGTTCAATATTGAGCATAATGTTATTGGGATGAGGTATTATCTCCCTACGGGGTCCTTCTTTAACGATGAAATACTATTCGTACCAGGTAAAGGATTCGATGATGGAACCGCTGTAAATATTAGAACATTGCAGCCGGTAGATGATTTTAGCAAATATCGCAAGGATTACGATTACATTATGGGATTATTAAAGCTTTCGGATAAATATGCTCATATGCTTCCTCATTCGTAG
- the hisB gene encoding imidazoleglycerol-phosphate dehydratase HisB: MSDDQVKVVRSAEVSRKTNETDIQLSLGVDGSGEVSLETDVPFLNHMLDLFAKHGQFDLKVEARGDVDIDDHHTVEDIGICLGQVLREAIGDKKGIKRYASVFVPMDEALAQVIIDVSNRPHFELRAEFPSATVGSFSAELVHEFLWKFALEARVTLHVIVHYGRNTHHMIEAIFKAFGRALDEATSIDPRVKGVPSTKGVL; encoded by the coding sequence ATGAGTGATGATCAAGTGAAAGTAGTCCGCAGTGCCGAAGTATCCCGGAAGACGAATGAGACGGACATTCAATTGTCCCTTGGAGTAGACGGCTCTGGCGAAGTATCCCTTGAGACGGATGTTCCGTTCTTGAACCATATGCTGGATTTGTTCGCTAAGCATGGCCAGTTTGATTTGAAGGTTGAAGCTCGCGGTGACGTGGATATTGATGATCACCATACGGTAGAAGATATCGGCATTTGCTTAGGTCAGGTTCTGCGCGAAGCAATCGGTGACAAGAAAGGCATCAAGAGATATGCCAGCGTATTCGTTCCTATGGATGAAGCACTTGCACAAGTCATTATTGATGTAAGTAATCGTCCACACTTCGAGCTGCGCGCTGAATTTCCTTCTGCAACAGTTGGAAGCTTCTCCGCTGAGCTAGTGCACGAATTTTTATGGAAATTCGCGCTAGAGGCTCGTGTTACGCTTCACGTTATTGTTCATTATGGACGCAACACTCACCATATGATTGAAGCTATTTTCAAAGCGTTTGGTCGTGCTCTCGACGAAGCGACTTCGATCGATCCTCGCGTGAAGGGTGTACCTTCTACCAAGGGAGTGCTGTAA